Proteins found in one Nocardia brasiliensis ATCC 700358 genomic segment:
- a CDS encoding DUF6299 family protein, translating into MVDHARSVGRRIGKHRIAGLAVAATAGFGIAMAPTAGAMAPPPSLTVDSVAHLNTDRSVDVAGTYTCSGGPSSIIRGDSGLYQDDAGVSSPSVTVPGNCDGAAHPYTIHFPPGSYFVFQPGPATFTSVWLFYDANGDPTEAELVNAPITLQN; encoded by the coding sequence ATGGTCGACCATGCCCGAAGCGTTGGAAGGCGTATCGGCAAGCACCGGATCGCCGGACTGGCCGTCGCCGCCACAGCGGGATTCGGTATCGCGATGGCACCTACCGCCGGTGCCATGGCACCGCCGCCCAGTCTCACGGTGGACAGCGTTGCGCACTTGAACACCGACCGCAGCGTGGACGTCGCGGGCACCTACACGTGCAGTGGCGGGCCGAGCAGCATCATCCGCGGCGATTCGGGGCTGTACCAGGACGACGCGGGTGTCTCGTCACCGTCGGTCACGGTGCCCGGCAACTGCGACGGCGCCGCACACCCCTACACCATTCATTTCCCGCCCGGCAGCTACTTCGTTTTCCAGCCCGGCCCCGCCACATTCACGAGTGTCTGGCTGTTCTACGACGCCAACGGCGACCCCACCGAGGCCGAACTCGTCAACGCACCGATCACGTTGCAGAACTGA
- a CDS encoding acyl-CoA dehydrogenase family protein gives MTASPRLHISKEFPAMLERIDALAESIEANAAAAAERGSLTDEVAQDLLAAGIVRAGLPENLGGYEFSPLQLIQTIERLSYHDASAGWTMMVLQMVTGTTAAYLGAVAAAELFPDVAAGEHALLSGHGTRPGRAVPVDGGYLVSGEWQFASGMALATHVHSAIQVAGTGEPRILAMPKSQVTLVDNWDVLGLRATSSIDYHCAEVFVPQTYTYPATTMTPASGGAIYRIGVVNMSAIVHTGWALGTGRRLLDELRRYAVQKSGTFHAAVDTAQFHAEYASAEAKLRSARAWVMRVWQDHEETLTDGDPLSTEQETLVRLALNHATWTAHEVGQTVHRWAATTAIRRGPIDRFLRDLETGTQHVTSGPVVLQNCGKWLSGAQPGAHWEFLDLVE, from the coding sequence ATGACTGCTTCGCCTCGGCTGCACATCAGCAAAGAATTCCCCGCGATGCTGGAACGGATCGATGCGCTCGCCGAATCGATAGAAGCGAACGCGGCCGCGGCCGCGGAACGCGGTAGCCTCACCGACGAAGTGGCGCAGGACTTGCTGGCCGCGGGAATAGTCCGAGCCGGGCTGCCGGAGAATCTCGGTGGCTACGAATTCTCGCCGCTGCAGTTGATCCAGACGATCGAGCGGCTCAGCTATCACGACGCGTCGGCGGGATGGACGATGATGGTGTTGCAGATGGTGACGGGCACTACGGCGGCCTATCTCGGTGCGGTCGCGGCGGCCGAGTTGTTTCCCGATGTCGCTGCGGGTGAGCACGCATTGCTGTCCGGCCACGGCACCCGGCCAGGACGAGCCGTCCCGGTGGACGGCGGCTACCTGGTGAGCGGGGAGTGGCAGTTCGCCTCGGGTATGGCACTGGCCACGCACGTCCACAGCGCGATTCAGGTGGCGGGGACGGGTGAGCCGCGGATTCTCGCGATGCCCAAATCGCAGGTGACGCTGGTGGACAACTGGGATGTGCTCGGGCTGCGTGCGACGAGCAGCATCGACTATCACTGCGCGGAAGTCTTCGTCCCGCAGACGTATACCTACCCCGCGACGACGATGACTCCCGCCAGTGGCGGTGCGATCTATCGCATCGGTGTGGTGAACATGTCCGCGATCGTGCACACCGGCTGGGCGCTCGGCACCGGCCGGCGACTGCTGGACGAGCTGCGACGGTACGCCGTGCAGAAGTCCGGCACCTTCCACGCCGCCGTCGACACCGCGCAGTTCCATGCCGAATACGCCAGTGCCGAAGCGAAACTGCGATCGGCCCGCGCCTGGGTGATGCGTGTCTGGCAGGACCACGAAGAGACGCTGACCGACGGGGATCCGCTCAGTACCGAACAGGAAACGTTGGTCCGGTTGGCGCTCAACCATGCGACGTGGACGGCGCACGAGGTCGGCCAGACCGTGCACCGCTGGGCCGCGACGACGGCGATCCGGCGCGGCCCGATCGACCGGTTCCTCCGGGACCTCGAAACCGGCACCCAGCATGTCACTTCGGGCCCGGTGGTTTTGCAGAACTGCGGAAAGTGGCTCAGTGGTGCGCAACCCGGAGCGCACTGGGAATTCCTGGATCTGGTGGAGTGA
- a CDS encoding tryptophan 2,3-dioxygenase family protein → MSTIEDGSAAAQLREALSKPMFNTVLKAWVGDGTSDYEVYLRTTELLSLQTEVDRLTDPDELMFQIVHQAQEVWLKLIAHELVGVVGELDGDELWRVSARLDRTIRIAECLAREIRVLETLTPSTYQVIRRSLGNGSGQESPGYNAVLLAAEHIDAAMDRLLDRHGVGLAAVYAAAQPELERICELLVDFDERFQLWLISHFMLVRRTIGVGHGVHALDGVPTRVLTGRMTKPLFRSLWQIRIELTESWRREGGYAPGAARTATAR, encoded by the coding sequence ATGTCCACGATCGAAGACGGGTCGGCGGCGGCACAGTTGCGGGAGGCACTGTCGAAACCGATGTTCAACACCGTCTTGAAAGCCTGGGTCGGCGACGGGACTTCCGACTACGAGGTGTATTTGCGCACCACCGAGCTGCTGTCCTTGCAGACCGAGGTGGACCGGCTCACCGATCCGGACGAACTGATGTTCCAGATCGTCCATCAGGCGCAGGAAGTCTGGCTCAAGCTGATCGCGCACGAACTCGTCGGTGTCGTAGGCGAACTCGACGGTGACGAGCTGTGGCGGGTGTCCGCGCGGCTCGATCGGACGATCCGGATCGCCGAGTGCCTGGCCCGCGAGATCCGCGTGCTCGAGACGCTGACACCGAGCACCTACCAGGTCATCCGGCGCAGTCTCGGCAATGGCAGCGGGCAGGAATCACCCGGCTACAACGCCGTTCTCCTCGCCGCCGAACACATCGACGCGGCGATGGACCGGCTGCTGGACCGCCACGGAGTGGGCCTCGCGGCGGTCTACGCAGCCGCGCAGCCCGAGCTCGAACGCATCTGTGAGCTGCTGGTCGATTTCGACGAACGGTTCCAGCTGTGGCTGATCAGCCATTTCATGTTGGTGCGCCGGACGATCGGCGTCGGGCACGGGGTGCACGCCCTCGACGGAGTGCCGACACGGGTACTGACCGGCCGGATGACGAAGCCCCTGTTTCGCTCGCTGTGGCAGATCCGGATCGAGCTGACCGAGAGTTGGCGACGCGAGGGCGGATACGCACCGGGAGCGGCACGTACGGCGACGGCCCGATGA
- a CDS encoding aminotransferase class V-fold PLP-dependent enzyme, with product MNDISHIDTLRAQFPVLDTCVYLNSNSTGALPRGVEQVLDRYWATMRSWRDDAWGGWLGELDGYIRALAEFLGAPAETIVTDANLSTLLGRLATCFDFRGERPKVLTTDREFPTVPFLWQGFARYGAERVMVDFDTEAIESAIDERTLLVCVAHGSYTTGAILDLERIVARAHRIGALVVVDAFQTVGAVPLNLPAIGADFVLGGAGKWLCGAHTAFLYARRELLPTLRPAATGWFAGRDPLSFRPAEDWAADARRLAGGTPIPLTAMMSRVGLDLLASVGMPAIRAHSLRCTERIIERAAAAGLTVRTPRAVQHRGGVVCLGFPGDELVKQRLVERGMVCSWREGLRVAPHIYNTVDEVDTFMDALAAERKALRA from the coding sequence ATGAACGACATCAGCCATATCGACACTCTGCGTGCGCAATTCCCGGTGCTGGACACCTGTGTGTACCTCAACAGCAATTCGACCGGGGCGCTGCCGCGCGGTGTCGAACAGGTCCTCGATCGCTACTGGGCGACTATGCGGAGCTGGCGTGACGACGCGTGGGGCGGATGGCTCGGCGAACTGGACGGCTACATCCGCGCGCTGGCCGAATTCCTCGGCGCCCCAGCGGAAACGATCGTCACCGACGCGAACCTCTCCACGCTGCTCGGCCGGCTCGCCACCTGTTTCGACTTCCGCGGCGAGCGCCCCAAGGTGCTCACCACCGACCGCGAGTTCCCCACCGTGCCGTTCCTGTGGCAAGGCTTCGCCCGCTACGGCGCCGAACGCGTAATGGTCGATTTCGATACCGAGGCAATCGAATCCGCGATCGACGAGCGGACCCTGCTCGTCTGTGTGGCCCATGGCAGTTACACCACGGGAGCGATACTCGATCTCGAACGGATCGTCGCGCGCGCCCATCGGATTGGTGCGCTGGTCGTCGTCGACGCCTTCCAAACCGTCGGCGCGGTGCCGCTGAATCTGCCCGCGATCGGTGCGGATTTCGTGCTCGGCGGGGCGGGTAAATGGCTGTGCGGGGCGCACACCGCGTTCCTCTACGCACGCCGCGAACTCCTGCCGACACTGCGGCCCGCCGCCACCGGCTGGTTCGCGGGTCGTGATCCGCTGTCGTTCCGGCCTGCCGAGGACTGGGCCGCCGATGCGCGGCGGCTCGCGGGCGGCACGCCGATTCCGCTCACCGCCATGATGTCCCGCGTCGGCCTCGACCTGCTGGCTTCGGTGGGCATGCCGGCGATCCGGGCGCACTCGCTGCGCTGCACCGAACGCATCATCGAACGGGCGGCCGCAGCGGGCCTCACGGTGCGCACCCCGCGTGCGGTGCAGCACCGCGGTGGCGTTGTCTGCCTTGGCTTTCCGGGTGACGAGCTGGTCAAGCAGCGGCTGGTCGAGCGCGGCATGGTGTGCAGCTGGCGCGAGGGACTACGCGTGGCTCCCCATATCTACAACACGGTGGACGAAGTGGACACGTTCATGGACGCGTTGGCTGCCGAGCGAAAGGCGCTGCGCGCATGA
- a CDS encoding methyltransferase, producing the protein MTGIVVSPRALLSLLFHGDKAIDVVRTAWEMGLFDALDTGLASLGALCDHFEVVPIRLYKLLDCLECLGLVARQSSELLRDSRYHAVDGARDAVADVLGPASLERDRDTYPWRTLYGRLPEVLHGTRGMPSTAFEWPLGNAEQIAGFEHSMAAGIGPIAEALRMHAELWRDAARLLDVGGGDGTLAAHLLRNQPSLRADVYNLPALGPLVERTRTESGCGDRLGFVGGDFLAEPLPGGYDILSFVRVLHDWQRPQAREMLTKAYRALPPGGRVLICEEFRDTERLARQFFWSYFLIGVDSCTSMLREAADYLELLGEIGFQEAAVLPGPFDILVATKPMAETGFRSGE; encoded by the coding sequence ATGACCGGGATCGTCGTTTCGCCGCGCGCGTTGCTCAGTTTGCTGTTCCACGGCGACAAAGCCATCGATGTCGTGCGAACCGCCTGGGAGATGGGCCTTTTCGATGCGCTGGATACCGGGCTGGCGTCGCTCGGTGCTCTGTGTGATCACTTCGAGGTGGTGCCGATCCGCCTGTACAAGCTGCTCGACTGTCTCGAATGCCTCGGCTTGGTCGCTCGGCAGTCCTCGGAACTGTTGCGCGACAGCAGATATCACGCGGTGGACGGTGCGCGCGACGCGGTCGCCGACGTGCTGGGCCCGGCCTCCCTCGAACGGGACCGGGACACCTACCCGTGGCGCACGCTCTACGGCCGTCTACCCGAGGTACTCCACGGCACGCGTGGCATGCCGTCCACGGCGTTCGAATGGCCCCTCGGCAACGCCGAGCAGATCGCCGGATTCGAACACAGCATGGCGGCCGGGATCGGTCCCATCGCCGAGGCGTTGCGAATGCACGCCGAATTGTGGCGGGACGCCGCACGGCTGCTCGACGTCGGCGGCGGCGACGGCACCTTGGCCGCGCACCTGTTGCGGAACCAGCCGTCCCTGCGGGCCGACGTCTACAACCTCCCCGCGCTGGGGCCCCTCGTGGAACGTACGCGGACGGAATCGGGCTGCGGCGACCGGCTGGGTTTCGTCGGCGGCGACTTCCTCGCCGAACCGCTGCCGGGCGGGTACGACATCCTGTCGTTCGTGCGCGTCCTGCACGACTGGCAGCGACCGCAGGCCCGGGAAATGCTGACCAAAGCCTATCGCGCCCTCCCACCGGGCGGGCGGGTGCTCATCTGCGAGGAATTCCGGGATACCGAACGGCTCGCCCGGCAATTCTTCTGGTCATATTTCCTCATCGGCGTGGACAGTTGCACGAGCATGTTGCGGGAAGCGGCCGACTATCTCGAACTGCTCGGCGAGATCGGTTTCCAAGAGGCCGCGGTGCTGCCCGGGCCGTTCGACATCCTGGTCGCCACCAAGCCCATGGCCGAAACAGGGTTCCGGTCCGGTGAGTGA
- a CDS encoding phytoene desaturase family protein translates to MQTFDHIFVGGGHNALVAAAYLSKAGHEVLVIDRNDRVGGFVRSAELTPGVVYDPFSSAIPLFTSGPAWRDLGPDLEKQGLQILQPEFPTGVSMEDGTTAVFPRDPLALAEEADRLHPGDSSAVAEIVSALGPAVGPIFGLLGQDLTGDAARATIAALVREGNGWSEVAEIALDSARSAVSEIESPAMRSLFGSWPAHVSHGPDDAGGAFWTTIFPLGFTAGGMPIPQGGIGKLAEALAGIITDQGGVIQTGATVTRIRVTDGRAVGVQLSDGSAYRARNSVVASVNPDQLYEWLLGETEVPERILRQASRYRYGTGLFQLHLATSAPIPWTDKRFERIGQPFLTDSLDGLSLHVAQARAGLLPAWPTMTIDSPTTHDATRAPAGTSVLRIQVTDVPTRPSGDAAGTITTDGTWNTDVVHHFADRVLEVVERHVPGLSGTIIAREIVTPATLSAFNPNSGPGDPYGGAQDLAQSFALRPISAAPGHRTFVPNLYVLGSGTWPGAGVSGNSGHIVAQYLL, encoded by the coding sequence ATGCAGACTTTCGACCACATATTCGTCGGCGGCGGCCACAATGCACTGGTCGCCGCGGCCTATCTGAGCAAAGCGGGCCATGAGGTGCTCGTCATCGACCGCAATGATCGGGTGGGCGGGTTCGTGCGTAGCGCCGAATTGACGCCAGGGGTGGTCTACGACCCGTTCTCGTCCGCGATCCCCCTCTTCACCAGCGGGCCCGCGTGGCGTGACCTCGGGCCGGACCTGGAGAAACAGGGTCTGCAGATATTGCAGCCGGAATTCCCGACCGGTGTGTCCATGGAAGACGGAACCACGGCGGTGTTCCCGCGGGATCCGCTGGCGCTCGCGGAAGAGGCGGACCGTCTGCACCCCGGCGACAGCTCGGCGGTCGCCGAGATCGTGTCGGCGCTGGGGCCCGCGGTGGGCCCGATATTCGGGCTGCTGGGCCAGGATCTGACCGGAGATGCGGCCCGCGCCACCATCGCTGCGCTGGTGCGGGAAGGTAACGGTTGGTCGGAAGTCGCCGAGATCGCGTTGGACAGCGCGCGCTCGGCCGTGTCGGAAATCGAATCCCCCGCCATGCGAAGCCTTTTCGGGTCGTGGCCGGCGCACGTGAGTCACGGGCCCGACGACGCGGGCGGCGCGTTCTGGACGACGATCTTCCCGCTCGGCTTCACCGCGGGCGGCATGCCGATTCCGCAGGGCGGCATCGGGAAACTCGCCGAGGCGCTCGCGGGCATCATCACCGACCAGGGCGGTGTGATCCAGACCGGCGCCACCGTCACCCGGATTCGAGTGACCGACGGACGCGCCGTGGGCGTACAACTGTCCGATGGAAGCGCGTATCGGGCCCGCAACAGCGTCGTCGCCTCCGTCAACCCCGACCAGCTCTACGAGTGGCTGCTCGGCGAAACCGAAGTGCCCGAACGAATCCTGCGGCAAGCGAGCCGATACCGCTACGGCACCGGGCTCTTTCAGCTCCACCTCGCGACCAGTGCGCCGATCCCTTGGACGGACAAGCGTTTCGAACGGATCGGGCAGCCGTTCCTCACCGATTCGCTCGACGGGCTGTCGCTGCACGTCGCGCAGGCGCGGGCCGGGTTGCTGCCCGCGTGGCCCACGATGACCATCGACTCCCCCACCACGCACGACGCCACGCGTGCACCCGCAGGCACCAGCGTGCTGCGCATCCAGGTCACCGATGTGCCCACCCGGCCCTCCGGCGACGCGGCAGGAACGATCACCACCGATGGCACCTGGAACACCGACGTGGTGCACCATTTCGCCGACCGGGTACTCGAGGTCGTCGAACGGCATGTCCCGGGCTTGAGCGGAACCATCATCGCCCGCGAAATCGTCACTCCCGCGACTCTTTCCGCGTTCAACCCGAACAGCGGGCCCGGCGACCCCTACGGCGGCGCCCAAGACCTCGCGCAAAGCTTCGCCCTTCGCCCGATCTCCGCCGCACCCGGTCACCGCACCTTCGTCCCCAACCTCTACGTCCTCGGCTCTGGTACCTGGCCGGGCGCCGGCGTCTCCGGAAACTCCGGCCACATCGTCGCCCAGTATCTCCTTTGA
- a CDS encoding flavin monoamine oxidase family protein encodes MAETVIGRRALLTTAAAAGALAAGATTLACGPPAARTDFARSMDRSVELAMEMLGVDAAGNDLRLTYLRTLIDTGLPETAAPKRVLVIGAGPAGLTAANLLADAGHRVTVIEANGSRTGGRVKTFRGMFSDPNLYAEAGAMRLPSAHPMVLALADKLGLRRRQFHNADVAPEARSAAVTPVVYRSFTGEQWSNGPAAEFRPPPAAGRTLINTNGRILTRAEYAGDPAALHRDFGVDLTTPARVALDSALHKVGVPDDWPIERRIDGWAKVFNTYEDYSTHRYLMEHGWSLAHLATVGTLENLTSRLHYGVISAMVDHALIRPDASYWELEGGTATLTDALTRKLGPAVRQGRRMTHLEQTDRGVKVWTTAESGSEHTDGAPMDPIESFEGDYAILAIPLTATRFCTFDPPLSYPTRRAITELHHDAATKVLLEFKTRFWEQGARGFRGGGCVSDCPNRFTYFPSHVPESDGGVVLASYTWSDDAMRWDSLTESERVHFALAGMRRMFGPRVDTEFTGVGVSQSWQRARYALGEAVIPTPGQLHEHHAATRTIEGRIHLAGDHTTLKPAWIEGALESAVRTALEVHQR; translated from the coding sequence GTGGCGGAAACTGTGATCGGACGGCGTGCGTTGTTGACCACTGCGGCCGCGGCGGGAGCGTTGGCCGCAGGCGCGACGACCCTCGCCTGCGGTCCGCCTGCCGCTCGAACCGACTTCGCGCGGTCGATGGATCGCAGCGTGGAGTTGGCCATGGAGATGCTGGGGGTCGACGCCGCGGGGAACGATCTGCGGCTGACTTACCTGCGCACGCTGATCGATACCGGTCTGCCCGAAACCGCCGCGCCCAAACGAGTTCTGGTGATCGGCGCGGGTCCCGCCGGACTGACCGCGGCGAATCTGCTGGCCGACGCCGGGCACCGGGTGACGGTTATCGAAGCCAATGGCAGCCGAACTGGCGGGCGTGTCAAGACCTTTCGCGGCATGTTCAGCGATCCGAACCTGTATGCGGAGGCCGGGGCCATGCGGTTACCGAGCGCCCATCCCATGGTGCTCGCGCTCGCCGACAAATTGGGCCTGCGGCGGCGGCAATTCCACAACGCGGATGTCGCGCCGGAGGCACGTTCCGCGGCGGTCACGCCCGTCGTATATCGCTCCTTCACCGGCGAGCAGTGGAGCAACGGTCCCGCTGCCGAGTTCCGGCCACCGCCCGCGGCAGGCCGTACGCTGATCAACACCAACGGAAGGATCCTCACACGCGCCGAGTATGCCGGCGATCCCGCGGCGTTGCATCGCGACTTCGGTGTGGACCTCACCACGCCGGCCAGAGTTGCGCTCGATTCGGCGTTGCACAAAGTGGGGGTGCCTGACGACTGGCCCATCGAGCGTCGAATCGATGGCTGGGCAAAGGTTTTCAATACCTACGAGGACTACTCGACGCACCGCTATCTGATGGAGCACGGCTGGAGCCTTGCGCATCTCGCCACCGTGGGCACCCTGGAGAACCTGACCTCCCGACTGCACTACGGTGTCATCTCCGCGATGGTGGACCATGCCCTCATCCGGCCGGACGCGAGCTACTGGGAACTCGAAGGCGGCACCGCGACGTTGACCGATGCGCTCACCCGCAAACTCGGGCCTGCGGTGCGTCAGGGCAGACGGATGACCCACCTGGAGCAGACCGATCGCGGTGTAAAGGTGTGGACCACCGCCGAATCCGGCAGCGAGCACACCGATGGCGCACCGATGGATCCGATCGAATCGTTCGAGGGCGACTACGCCATTCTCGCTATCCCCTTGACCGCCACCCGTTTCTGCACCTTCGACCCACCGCTGTCCTATCCGACCCGTCGTGCCATCACCGAGCTGCACCATGATGCCGCCACCAAGGTATTGCTCGAGTTCAAGACCAGGTTCTGGGAGCAAGGCGCTCGCGGATTCCGCGGCGGTGGGTGCGTATCGGACTGTCCTAATCGATTCACCTATTTCCCCTCCCACGTGCCCGAGTCCGACGGCGGCGTCGTCCTGGCCAGCTACACCTGGTCCGACGATGCCATGCGCTGGGATTCGCTCACCGAAAGCGAGCGGGTGCATTTCGCGCTCGCCGGGATGCGTCGCATGTTCGGTCCCCGCGTCGACACCGAATTCACCGGTGTCGGTGTCTCGCAGTCCTGGCAACGAGCCCGCTATGCCCTGGGTGAAGCGGTCATTCCCACCCCCGGGCAGCTACACGAACACCACGCCGCGACCCGAACGATCGAAGGGCGAATCCATCTGGCCGGCGACCACACTACGCTGAAGCCGGCATGGATCGAGGGAGCGCTCGAGAGTGCGGTTCGCACTGCCCTGGAAGTCCACCAGAGATAA
- a CDS encoding peptidase inhibitor family I36 protein codes for MTFKQAVAAVATVAGMVGMGAFAAPAQAEAAGYDRCPSARFCIFSAPNGGGRIAYFQLGSTDLRLQNMDGQVYSLWNRTAQSWQGYTEYNYRGGIIFNVTPGWKSDVPADVAMQIHSVRGI; via the coding sequence ATGACTTTCAAACAGGCCGTGGCGGCGGTCGCTACGGTTGCCGGAATGGTCGGAATGGGCGCGTTCGCTGCCCCCGCGCAGGCCGAAGCCGCCGGGTACGATCGCTGTCCGAGCGCTCGGTTCTGTATCTTCAGCGCACCCAACGGCGGCGGGCGAATTGCCTACTTCCAGCTCGGTTCGACCGACCTCCGCCTGCAGAACATGGACGGCCAGGTCTATTCCCTCTGGAATCGCACAGCGCAATCGTGGCAGGGATACACCGAGTACAATTATCGCGGCGGTATCATCTTCAATGTCACGCCGGGCTGGAAGTCCGACGTCCCAGCCGACGTCGCCATGCAAATTCATTCCGTGCGTGGTATCTGA
- a CDS encoding helix-turn-helix domain-containing protein, which produces MVFDSTRFDLQPYAGFDFDGCARRTYCSFEDAGWQSLLVQRFEHAPVVREMPLPAAADLHLVLPLTGKAVMQTRNGGRSVRSTWLPGTIDAKLPGQATSVSYRGDGPMRSVQVHIPRNTVDAAAAQLGEQGVDFEAVSAALTQGDPLIEEVVRALAVPSGADDLYAESAAAFLSMHLLVRHAGAAAPTAPTREDRRVRAAVTMMRERFAEPISLADIAGEVHLSVYHLVRVFRTATGTTPHQFLLRLRVDEVKRLLRDTELSIEQIAPRCGFGSAGALSTAFLRYTGIRPSVYRKN; this is translated from the coding sequence ATGGTGTTCGATTCCACTCGTTTCGATCTGCAACCCTATGCCGGTTTCGACTTCGACGGCTGCGCTCGACGGACGTATTGCAGCTTCGAGGATGCCGGCTGGCAGTCGCTGCTCGTACAGCGGTTCGAGCATGCGCCGGTGGTACGCGAGATGCCGTTGCCTGCCGCGGCGGATCTGCATCTGGTGTTACCGCTGACCGGGAAAGCGGTGATGCAGACACGGAACGGCGGGCGCAGCGTGCGGTCCACCTGGCTGCCCGGCACAATCGACGCCAAACTGCCGGGCCAGGCCACTTCTGTGAGCTATCGCGGCGACGGACCGATGCGCAGCGTGCAGGTGCACATCCCGCGCAACACGGTCGACGCGGCCGCGGCCCAGCTGGGCGAACAGGGCGTGGATTTCGAGGCGGTGTCCGCGGCGCTCACGCAGGGCGATCCGCTGATCGAGGAAGTGGTGCGCGCGCTCGCCGTCCCCAGCGGCGCGGATGATCTCTACGCCGAGTCCGCGGCCGCCTTTCTGAGCATGCACCTGCTCGTCCGGCATGCCGGCGCGGCGGCGCCGACGGCACCGACCCGCGAGGATCGGCGCGTGCGCGCGGCGGTGACGATGATGCGCGAACGCTTCGCCGAGCCGATCAGTTTGGCGGATATCGCGGGCGAGGTGCATCTCAGCGTCTACCACCTGGTCCGGGTCTTCCGGACCGCGACCGGGACGACACCACACCAGTTCCTCCTCCGGCTGCGGGTCGACGAGGTGAAGCGGCTGCTACGCGATACCGAGCTCTCGATCGAACAGATCGCGCCGCGTTGCGGTTTCGGCAGCGCCGGCGCGCTGTCCACCGCGTTCCTGCGCTACACCGGCATCCGGCCTTCGGTGTACCGCAAGAACTGA